In the Papio anubis isolate 15944 chromosome 15, Panubis1.0, whole genome shotgun sequence genome, one interval contains:
- the GJA3 gene encoding gap junction alpha-3 protein: MGDWSFLGRLLENAQEHSTVIGKVWLTVLFIFRILVLGAAAEDVWGDEQSDFTCNTQQPGCENVCYDRAFPISHIRFWALQIIFVSTPTLIYLGHVLHLVRMEEKRRARQEEEQPKTDSPSPPEPPQDGPSSREDRGRVRMAGALLRTYVFNIIFKTLLEVGFIAGQYFLYGFELQPLYRCDRWPCPNTVDCFISRPTEKTIFIIFMLAVACASLLLNMLEIYHLGWKKLKQGMTSLGPDASEAPPGTADPPPLPRSSRPPAVALGFPPYYAHTAPAGQARALGYPGAPPPAADFKLLALTEARGGCPSAQLCHGHHHLPLTEQNWARRAAEQQRHELRAYPATPAPAAPSPTGSSSQPPTHEAEAGAAPLLLDGSGSSLEGSALAGTPEEEEQAVTTAAQMHQPPLLLGDPGRASKASRASGGRARPEDLAI; the protein is encoded by the coding sequence ATGGGCGACTGGAGCTTTCTGGGAAGACTCCTAGAAAATGCCCAGGAGCACTCCACGGTCATCGGCAAGGTTTGGCTGACCGTGCTGTTCATCTTCCGCATCCTGGTGCTGGGGGCGGCGGCGGAGGACGTGTGGGGCGACGAGCAGTCCGACTTCACCTGCAACACCCAGCAGCCGGGCTGCGAGAACGTCTGCTACGACCGGGCCTTCCCCATCTCCCACATCCGCTTCTGGGCGCTGCAGATCATCTTCGTGTCCACGCCCACCCTCATCTACCTGGGCCACGTGCTGCACTTGGTGCGcatggaggagaagaggagggccaggcaggaggaggagcagccGAAGACGGACAGCCCCAGCCCCCCGGAGCCGCCGCAGGACGGGCCCTCGTCGCGGGAGGACCGCGGCCGGGTGCGCATGGCCGGGGCGCTGCTGCGAACCTACGTCTTCAACATCATCTTCAAGACGCTGCTGGAGGTGGGCTTCATCGCCGGCCAGTACTTTCTGTACGGCTTCGAGCTGCAGCCGCTGTACCGCTGCGACCGCTGGCCCTGCCCCAACACGGTGGACTGCTTCATCTCCAGGCCCACGGAGAAGaccatcttcatcatcttcatgCTGGCGGTGGCCTGCGCGTCCCTGCTGCTCAACATGCTGGAGATCTACCACCTGGGCTGGAAGAAGCTCAAGCAGGGCATGACCAGCCTCGGCCCGGACGCCTCCGAGGCCCCGCCGGGCACCGCCGatcccccgcccctgccccgcaGCTCCCGGCCCCCGGCCGTGGCCCTCGGGTTCCCGCCCTACTACGCGCACACCGCGCCCGCGGGACAGGCCCGCGCCCTGGGCTACCCCGGGGCCCCGCCGCCGGCCGCGGACTTCAAACTGCTGGCCCTGACCGAGGCGCGCGGAGGGTGCCCGTCCGCCCAGCTCTGCCACGGCCACCACCACCTGCCGCTGACTGAGCAGAACTGGGCCCGCCGGGCGGCCGAGCAGCAGCGCCACGAGCTCAGGGCCTACCCCGCGACGCCCGCGcccgcagcccccagccccaccgGCAGCAGCTCCCAGCCGCCCACGCACGAGGCTGAGGCCGGCGCGGCGCCCCTGCTGCTGGATGGCAGCGGCAGCAGTCTGGAGGGGAGCGCCCTGGCGGGGACCCCCGAGGAGGAGGAGCAGGCCGTGACCACCGCGGCTCAGATGCACCAGCCGCCCTTGCTCCTCGGAGACCCAGGTCGGGCCAGCAAGGCCAGCAGGGCCAGCGGTGGGCGGGCCAGGCCGGAGGACTTGGCCATCTAG